One Weissella ceti DNA window includes the following coding sequences:
- the gap gene encoding type I glyceraldehyde-3-phosphate dehydrogenase, with protein sequence MTVKIGINGFGRIGRLAFRRILELKDTAESIEVVAINDLTNPAMLAYLLKYDSTHGTLDAEVTADEDGIIVDGKKIRVYAERNAADLKWVENDSVELVLEATGFYTSKEKSQAHLDAGAKKVLISAPAGDMPTVVYGVNQDILKPEDNIVSAGSCTTQSLAPLANALNKEFGIEVGTMTTIHAYTSTQMILDGPKGSKPRNNRTAGVNTIPHSTGAAKAIGLVVPELKGKLNGHAQRVQVVDGSITELTTILSTKVTAEEVNAAVKKYVDDSFGWNEDEIVSSDIIGDTHGSMFDPTLTEVVTAGDHQLVKTAAWYDNEYGFTSNMIRTLLHLAKL encoded by the coding sequence ATGACTGTTAAGATTGGTATTAATGGATTTGGACGTATTGGACGTTTGGCATTCCGTCGTATTCTTGAATTGAAGGATACTGCTGAAAGCATCGAAGTTGTTGCGATTAACGACTTGACTAACCCTGCTATGTTGGCATACTTGCTAAAGTATGACTCAACTCACGGGACTTTGGATGCAGAAGTTACTGCAGACGAAGATGGAATCATCGTTGACGGAAAGAAGATTCGTGTATACGCAGAACGTAACGCCGCTGACTTGAAGTGGGTTGAAAACGATTCTGTTGAATTGGTACTTGAAGCTACTGGATTCTACACTTCAAAGGAAAAGTCACAAGCTCACTTGGACGCTGGAGCAAAGAAGGTTTTGATCTCAGCCCCTGCTGGTGACATGCCAACAGTTGTCTACGGTGTTAACCAAGACATCTTGAAGCCAGAAGACAACATTGTTTCTGCTGGTTCATGTACTACACAATCATTGGCTCCTTTGGCTAATGCATTGAACAAGGAATTTGGAATTGAAGTTGGTACGATGACTACTATCCACGCCTACACTTCAACACAAATGATCTTGGACGGACCTAAGGGTTCAAAGCCTCGTAACAACCGTACTGCGGGTGTTAACACTATCCCTCACTCAACTGGAGCAGCCAAGGCTATCGGTCTTGTTGTCCCTGAATTGAAGGGTAAGTTGAACGGACACGCACAACGTGTGCAAGTTGTTGACGGTTCAATCACTGAATTGACAACTATCTTGTCAACTAAGGTTACTGCTGAAGAAGTTAACGCTGCTGTTAAGAAGTACGTTGACGATTCATTTGGATGGAACGAAGACGAAATCGTTTCTTCAGACATCATCGGTGACACACACGGTTCAATGTTCGACCCAACTTTGACTGAAGTTGTTACTGCAGGAGACCACCAATTGGTTAAGACTGCTGCTTGGTACGACAACGAATACGGTTTCACTTCAAACATGATCCGTACTTTGTTGCACTTGGCAAAGCTTTAA
- the phnC gene encoding phosphonate ABC transporter ATP-binding protein, which yields MNTEKGNVSIKRVSKIYDNGTIGLNNINLDIKAGEFVVIVGLSGAGKSTLLRAINRLHDVTSGEILIDNEDITKAKGKKLREARRNIAMIFQNFNLVKRSTVARNVMSGRVGYYSTFDSMMGFFTPEDKEKAVENLKRVGLLDKYYVRADQLSGGQQQRVAIARALMQSPNVILADEPIASLDPRTTKMVMDDLKKLNEEMGMTVIVNLHSVPLAMEYATRIVGLRGGELVYDKPIAEVTENDFSEIYTGKSGEELA from the coding sequence ATGAACACGGAAAAAGGGAACGTCAGTATTAAGCGAGTTTCTAAGATTTATGACAATGGAACAATTGGATTGAACAATATTAACCTAGATATCAAAGCAGGTGAATTTGTTGTGATCGTTGGGCTATCAGGAGCGGGAAAGAGTACACTATTGCGTGCGATTAATCGCCTACATGATGTCACATCTGGTGAAATTTTGATTGATAACGAAGATATTACGAAAGCTAAGGGTAAGAAATTACGTGAAGCTCGCCGTAACATTGCGATGATCTTCCAAAACTTTAACTTGGTAAAGCGTTCTACCGTTGCCCGTAACGTTATGTCAGGTCGTGTTGGATACTATTCAACTTTTGACAGCATGATGGGATTCTTCACACCTGAAGATAAGGAAAAGGCCGTTGAAAACCTAAAGCGTGTTGGGTTGCTAGATAAGTACTATGTTCGTGCCGATCAACTATCTGGTGGGCAACAACAACGTGTTGCGATTGCTCGTGCATTGATGCAATCACCAAATGTTATCTTGGCTGACGAACCAATTGCATCATTGGACCCACGTACAACAAAGATGGTCATGGATGACTTGAAGAAGTTGAACGAAGAAATGGGTATGACTGTTATTGTTAACTTGCACAGTGTGCCATTAGCAATGGAATACGCAACACGTATTGTTGGTCTTCGTGGTGGTGAATTGGTTTACGATAAGCCAATCGCTGAAGTAACAGAAAATGACTTCTCTGAAATTTACACAGGTAAGTCAGGTGAGGAGCTAGCATGA
- a CDS encoding bifunctional metallophosphatase/5'-nucleotidase, translating to MQVTVLSTSDVHGYVLADDFRRPSSDKPFGLAKSVTALRQVEDADITITVENGDFIQGSPLTDYAKQQDQLNVFKQLVDEIDYDVQILGNHEFNYGRDFLTAFYQDNDRLLNANILDKQTNVPFIGQPYRVIEQQGIKIGVIGVTTQFIPNWETDAHIHGLIFNNPVETVEHYVQVLRDDVDIIVVAYHGGVERDVDSGEFTEVNTGENQGYALAEIDGVDAVVTGHQHRKIATLIEGTPLTQPGYRGEAVGVIHLTLNEQHEVITSEAELVSVADLAMDEQVVQTIDDIQVATDTWLDTPITTLPVDMRVTDHLQARMHSHPYLELVNTVQMAVGDTTIASTALFNNEVQGLDKTVTRRDVMTNYIYPNEVVVQELTGQNIKDALEVNANYFALDGDTVVVNPKYLWPKVEHYNYDIWSGINYTFDLNQEIGERVTNLTLADGTPMGMDQTYEVAMNQYRSTGAGGFTMFNTDKTIREIPGTMTDHLIDYLSQYGQELRSVAEHFKVIH from the coding sequence ATGCAAGTCACAGTCTTATCTACATCAGATGTTCATGGTTACGTATTAGCCGATGATTTTCGGCGTCCGTCTTCGGATAAGCCGTTTGGATTAGCCAAGAGTGTGACTGCATTACGCCAAGTCGAGGACGCAGATATAACCATTACTGTTGAAAATGGTGATTTTATTCAAGGATCACCATTAACGGATTACGCGAAGCAACAAGATCAATTGAATGTATTTAAGCAATTAGTTGATGAAATCGACTATGATGTGCAAATATTAGGTAATCATGAATTTAATTATGGTCGTGATTTTTTAACAGCTTTCTATCAAGATAATGATCGCTTACTAAATGCGAACATTTTAGATAAGCAGACAAACGTGCCATTCATTGGTCAACCATATCGTGTCATTGAACAACAAGGGATAAAAATTGGGGTCATTGGGGTGACAACGCAATTTATTCCAAATTGGGAAACTGATGCACATATTCATGGCTTGATTTTCAATAATCCAGTTGAAACGGTTGAACACTATGTACAGGTGTTACGAGATGATGTAGATATTATCGTTGTTGCTTATCATGGTGGAGTTGAACGTGATGTTGATTCAGGTGAATTCACAGAAGTGAATACTGGTGAAAACCAAGGATACGCTTTAGCTGAAATTGATGGCGTTGATGCCGTTGTTACTGGACATCAACATCGTAAAATTGCGACCTTGATTGAGGGAACACCGTTAACCCAACCAGGTTACCGTGGTGAAGCAGTCGGCGTTATTCATTTAACGTTGAATGAACAACACGAAGTGATTACCAGTGAAGCTGAACTTGTTAGTGTGGCAGATTTAGCCATGGATGAACAAGTTGTTCAAACGATTGATGATATTCAAGTTGCGACTGATACATGGTTGGATACACCGATTACGACACTACCAGTCGATATGCGTGTGACTGATCATCTACAAGCCCGTATGCATAGCCATCCATATTTGGAACTGGTGAATACTGTTCAGATGGCCGTAGGTGATACAACAATTGCATCAACGGCATTATTTAACAATGAAGTACAAGGATTGGATAAGACTGTGACTCGTCGTGATGTCATGACAAATTACATTTATCCGAATGAAGTTGTTGTACAAGAATTAACAGGCCAGAACATTAAAGATGCGTTGGAAGTCAACGCAAATTACTTTGCCTTGGATGGGGATACAGTCGTAGTTAATCCTAAGTATCTATGGCCCAAGGTTGAACATTATAACTATGATATTTGGTCAGGCATTAACTATACATTTGATTTGAACCAAGAAATTGGAGAACGTGTAACTAACTTAACGTTGGCAGACGGTACACCTATGGGGATGGATCAAACATATGAAGTTGCGATGAATCAATATCGTTCAACTGGTGCGGGTGGTTTTACTATGTTTAACACAGACAAAACGATTCGCGAGATTCCAGGCACGATGACTGACCATTTAATTGATTATTTGAGTCAGTATGGTCAGGAGTTAAGATCTGTTGCGGAACACTTTAAAGTAATTCATTAA
- the phnE gene encoding phosphonate ABC transporter, permease protein PhnE, which yields MNQLPTRSVAEQWHVKTVLLVVLFVLMILQTASIVGATGEFNWVEFGVIWKQMLNPDWAYMTVIIPAIMQTIQMALVGTLLGAVFALPISLLASNNIVTNPIIRGAVRFILNIVRAIPEMLLAAVFVAIVGIGPMAGVLAVAIFSFGMISKLFYEAIETIDEGPLEALTASGANMPQKITFAIIPQVLNQFASYFLYALEINIRSSTVLGYVGAGGVGLYLEQTMSMFRYDRTIVVVMGILVVVILVDALSNYLREALS from the coding sequence ATGAATCAACTACCAACACGTTCAGTAGCCGAACAATGGCATGTTAAGACGGTGTTGTTAGTTGTGTTGTTTGTTTTGATGATTCTACAAACAGCTAGCATCGTTGGTGCCACTGGGGAATTTAACTGGGTTGAATTTGGTGTAATCTGGAAGCAAATGTTGAATCCAGATTGGGCTTACATGACCGTTATTATTCCTGCCATTATGCAAACTATTCAAATGGCCCTTGTGGGAACATTGTTAGGAGCCGTTTTTGCGCTACCAATTAGTCTACTTGCCTCAAATAATATTGTGACCAACCCAATTATCCGTGGGGCTGTTCGTTTTATTTTGAACATTGTCCGTGCCATTCCAGAAATGCTATTGGCTGCCGTCTTTGTAGCCATCGTTGGAATTGGACCGATGGCCGGGGTACTTGCGGTTGCTATCTTTAGTTTTGGAATGATTTCAAAGCTTTTCTACGAAGCGATTGAAACGATTGATGAAGGACCGCTGGAAGCGTTAACTGCCAGTGGGGCAAATATGCCACAAAAGATTACCTTTGCGATTATTCCGCAAGTACTTAATCAATTTGCGTCATATTTCTTATATGCACTTGAAATTAACATCCGTTCTTCAACGGTCTTAGGATATGTTGGAGCCGGTGGAGTTGGATTGTACCTAGAACAAACAATGTCAATGTTCCGTTACGACCGTACGATTGTGGTTGTGATGGGGATTTTGGTGGTTGTTATTCTAGTTGATGCACTATCAAATTATCTACGGGAGGCATTGTCATAA
- a CDS encoding helix-turn-helix transcriptional regulator, with protein sequence MATSEGKAIMGKNIKRLLKQNSMTAARLSEIVGVSTATISDWSNGKTYPRIDKIETMAEYFGISKSDLVEDPEQIVKKEQTDEPTLMAAHWGLDLSGVPDDQRARVIDRAKSYVEGLIADYEDRNAN encoded by the coding sequence ATGGCAACTTCTGAAGGAAAGGCAATCATGGGTAAGAATATTAAGCGATTGCTTAAGCAGAATAGTATGACTGCAGCACGCTTATCAGAAATTGTGGGAGTTTCAACTGCGACAATTTCTGACTGGTCAAACGGTAAGACATACCCACGAATTGATAAAATTGAAACAATGGCTGAATACTTCGGAATCAGCAAGTCTGATCTTGTTGAAGATCCCGAACAAATCGTCAAAAAAGAGCAAACTGATGAGCCAACATTGATGGCGGCGCATTGGGGATTAGATCTGTCAGGTGTTCCTGATGATCAACGTGCCCGAGTGATTGATCGCGCTAAATCATACGTAGAAGGCTTGATTGCTGACTACGAGGATCGGAATGCAAACTAG
- the lepA gene encoding translation elongation factor 4: MDLEEMQARQSHIRNFSIVAHIDHGKSTISDRILEATHTVTEREMQNQLLDTMELERERGITIKMNAVEVHYKADNGETYIFHLVDTPGHVDFSYEVSRSLAAADGAILVVDAAQGVEAQTLANVYLAMENDLEIIPLINKIDLPAAEPERVREEIEEVIGIDAEQAVLASAKQGIGIHELLEQIVETVPAPDGELDAPLKALIFDSTYDSYKGVILTVRVRDGVVKPGDKIRFMNSGAEYEVTEVGVNSPQPIKREALMAGDIGYVAASIKNIRDARPGDTITLVSNPADEALPGYQPMTPMVYSGLYPTDNARYNDLREALEKLQLNDASLEFEPETSQALGFGFRTGFLGLLHMDVIQERLEREFDLELITTAPSVTYYAYTADGEKVEVLNPADMPDPSEIKSIEEPFVLAQIMVPNDYVGAVMELAQRKRGEFETMEYLDETRVNVKYHIPLSEIIFDFFDKLKSSTRGYASLDYEIEGYRQSDLVKIDILMNSEKVDALSFIVAREFAQERGRIITKKLKEIIPRRNFEVPIQAAIGSKIIARSTIKAYRKDVTSKIHTGDPDRRAKLLDKQKRGKKRMKSVGTVEVPQEAFMSVLNTDDED; this comes from the coding sequence ATGGATTTAGAAGAAATGCAAGCGCGCCAATCTCATATCCGTAACTTTAGTATCGTTGCCCACATTGATCACGGTAAGTCTACTATTTCAGACCGTATCCTAGAAGCAACTCACACTGTTACTGAGCGAGAGATGCAAAACCAACTATTAGATACAATGGAACTTGAACGTGAACGTGGTATCACAATCAAGATGAACGCCGTTGAAGTACATTACAAGGCCGATAACGGCGAAACATACATCTTCCACTTGGTAGATACACCTGGACACGTCGACTTCTCTTATGAAGTGTCACGTTCATTGGCTGCAGCCGATGGTGCTATCTTGGTCGTTGACGCGGCACAAGGGGTTGAAGCACAAACTTTGGCGAACGTTTACTTGGCAATGGAAAATGATTTGGAAATCATCCCTTTGATTAACAAGATTGATTTGCCAGCCGCTGAACCAGAACGTGTGCGTGAAGAAATTGAAGAAGTTATCGGAATTGATGCAGAACAAGCGGTGCTTGCATCTGCTAAGCAAGGAATTGGTATTCACGAATTGCTAGAACAAATCGTGGAAACTGTTCCAGCTCCGGATGGGGAACTAGACGCACCATTGAAGGCTTTGATTTTCGATTCAACTTATGACTCATACAAGGGTGTTATCTTGACTGTCCGTGTTCGTGACGGTGTTGTGAAGCCTGGAGATAAGATTCGTTTCATGAACTCAGGAGCTGAATATGAAGTGACTGAAGTGGGAGTGAACTCACCACAACCAATCAAGCGTGAAGCCTTGATGGCAGGGGACATTGGATATGTTGCTGCGTCAATCAAGAACATCCGTGACGCGCGACCTGGTGACACAATTACATTGGTTTCTAACCCAGCTGATGAAGCATTGCCTGGTTACCAACCAATGACACCAATGGTGTACTCAGGATTGTACCCAACTGATAACGCACGTTACAATGACTTGCGTGAAGCATTGGAAAAGCTACAATTGAACGACGCATCATTGGAATTTGAACCAGAAACATCACAAGCCTTGGGATTTGGTTTCCGTACTGGATTCTTGGGATTGTTGCACATGGACGTTATCCAAGAACGTTTGGAACGTGAATTTGATTTGGAATTGATTACAACTGCACCATCTGTAACGTACTATGCATACACAGCAGATGGCGAAAAGGTTGAAGTTTTGAATCCGGCTGATATGCCAGATCCAAGCGAAATCAAGTCTATCGAAGAACCATTTGTATTGGCTCAAATTATGGTGCCAAATGATTATGTTGGGGCAGTTATGGAATTGGCACAACGTAAGCGTGGAGAATTCGAAACAATGGAATACTTGGACGAAACACGTGTTAACGTGAAGTACCACATTCCATTGTCAGAAATCATCTTTGACTTCTTCGACAAGTTGAAGTCATCAACACGTGGATATGCTTCATTGGACTACGAAATTGAAGGGTACCGCCAATCTGACCTTGTTAAGATCGATATCTTGATGAACTCAGAAAAGGTCGATGCCTTGAGCTTTATCGTTGCCCGTGAATTTGCCCAAGAACGTGGACGTATTATCACAAAGAAGTTGAAGGAAATTATCCCTCGTCGTAACTTCGAAGTGCCAATTCAAGCTGCAATTGGATCAAAGATTATCGCCCGTTCAACAATCAAAGCTTACCGTAAGGACGTTACGTCTAAGATTCACACAGGTGATCCGGACCGTCGTGCTAAGTTGTTGGATAAGCAAAAGCGTGGTAAGAAGCGTATGAAGTCTGTTGGAACTGTTGAAGTGCCACAAGAAGCCTTTATGTCTGTTTTGAACACGGATGATGAAGACTAA
- the phnE gene encoding phosphonate ABC transporter, permease protein PhnE gives MEIQQKTLWQKSRPWLIALVVVAIYVWAFAGVGFSPIKEQAGTITKAIFSGLMNPDWGYIYNPEGEDLIQALIETLAIAFLGTFISAILSIPFGFLAARTSKLFQPRAMIGKLILTIIRVFPEIVLALMFIKAVGPGAYAGVLAVSIHSIGMLGKLFSEAVENVDRRPEEAIISAGGTPLAALNLATFPTVLPEFLNYTLYRFEIAVRSASILGIVGAGGIGTPLIFALQTRNWERVGIILVGIIIMVTIIDYISGAIRRRIV, from the coding sequence ATGGAAATTCAACAAAAAACACTATGGCAAAAGTCACGTCCGTGGTTAATTGCCCTTGTCGTTGTAGCAATTTATGTTTGGGCCTTTGCTGGGGTAGGCTTCTCACCAATTAAGGAACAAGCAGGTACAATTACGAAAGCAATATTCTCAGGTTTGATGAACCCTGATTGGGGCTACATTTACAATCCTGAAGGAGAAGATTTGATTCAAGCTTTGATTGAAACATTAGCCATTGCGTTCTTAGGAACGTTTATTTCAGCCATTCTATCAATCCCATTTGGTTTCTTAGCTGCACGTACATCAAAGTTATTCCAACCACGCGCTATGATTGGAAAGCTAATTTTGACTATCATCCGTGTATTCCCTGAAATCGTTCTGGCATTGATGTTCATCAAGGCAGTTGGACCAGGCGCATACGCAGGTGTGCTAGCGGTATCTATTCACTCAATTGGAATGTTAGGTAAGTTGTTTAGTGAAGCAGTCGAAAACGTTGACCGCCGTCCGGAAGAAGCCATTATCAGTGCTGGTGGAACACCATTAGCAGCACTAAACTTGGCAACATTCCCAACTGTGTTACCAGAATTCTTGAATTACACATTGTACCGTTTTGAAATTGCTGTACGTTCAGCGTCAATTCTAGGTATTGTTGGAGCTGGGGGAATTGGAACACCACTTATCTTTGCTTTGCAAACACGTAACTGGGAACGCGTTGGTATTATCTTAGTTGGTATTATCATCATGGTTACCATTATTGATTACATTTCTGGAGCTATTCGTCGTCGTATTGTCTAG
- a CDS encoding amino acid permease, whose translation MNENKNEPTELARGLSRRHVQMMAIGGTIGTGLFLGAGDTISLTGPAVLAIYAVTGLMLFLMMRAVGEMLYVDPDRSSFVSVVSKYIGPGAGHFVGWSYWITLILPAMAELTAIAIYIRYWFPSLAIWEIELGVMAILILLNLTAVKYFGEAEFWFSSIKIIAILAILFAGVVMMLTGFQTSGPHGGAVSFANLGIDFSWFPNGGGAFLQAFPMVFFSFVGIEFVGLMSAETKNPRDVIPKVINTVPFRILFFYIGALAMIMAIYNWRYIPTNESPFVMVFQLVGLPIGAAVMNFVVLTAALSALNTLIYSAGRDVYALSQEHDGRVENYFAKLSHNAIPARAILWSAGLIALTPVISALPMLESSFGFFASATAAITVVIYLMIMIAHRKFRKSEDFMPDGFTMPWFKITSPLTIIFFIFIFATLFLTTNDRYAALGGLTWCIIFGFISYRFYAKKVG comes from the coding sequence ATGAATGAAAATAAAAATGAACCGACTGAGTTGGCTCGCGGGCTAAGTCGTCGACATGTACAAATGATGGCCATTGGAGGAACAATCGGAACAGGTTTATTCCTAGGGGCAGGGGATACAATTAGTTTAACAGGACCTGCTGTTCTGGCGATTTATGCTGTAACTGGCTTGATGTTGTTCTTAATGATGCGTGCAGTAGGAGAAATGTTGTATGTAGATCCTGACCGTAGCTCATTTGTGAGTGTCGTATCTAAATATATTGGACCAGGAGCGGGACACTTTGTTGGGTGGTCTTATTGGATCACTTTGATTTTGCCAGCCATGGCAGAATTAACAGCGATTGCGATTTACATCCGTTATTGGTTCCCTAGTTTAGCAATTTGGGAAATTGAATTGGGTGTGATGGCGATTTTGATTTTGCTAAATCTCACTGCCGTTAAGTACTTTGGTGAAGCGGAATTCTGGTTCTCATCAATTAAGATCATTGCGATCCTAGCCATTTTGTTTGCCGGAGTCGTTATGATGTTAACTGGCTTCCAAACATCTGGCCCACATGGTGGCGCTGTGTCGTTTGCTAACTTGGGAATCGATTTTAGTTGGTTCCCTAATGGTGGTGGTGCCTTTCTACAAGCCTTTCCGATGGTATTCTTCTCATTCGTTGGAATTGAATTCGTAGGCTTGATGTCTGCGGAAACGAAGAATCCGCGTGATGTGATTCCAAAGGTGATCAACACAGTACCATTCCGTATTTTGTTCTTCTACATTGGTGCATTAGCAATGATTATGGCGATTTACAACTGGCGCTATATTCCAACAAATGAAAGTCCGTTTGTTATGGTCTTCCAATTAGTTGGTTTGCCAATTGGAGCCGCTGTTATGAATTTCGTTGTGTTAACAGCAGCGTTGTCAGCCTTGAATACACTAATCTATTCAGCCGGGCGTGACGTGTATGCATTGTCACAAGAGCACGATGGTCGTGTTGAAAACTACTTCGCGAAGTTATCACACAATGCTATTCCAGCGCGAGCCATTCTATGGTCAGCCGGTTTAATTGCTTTAACACCTGTAATTAGTGCCTTGCCAATGTTGGAATCAAGTTTTGGTTTCTTTGCATCAGCAACTGCGGCGATTACAGTCGTGATTTATTTGATGATTATGATTGCACATCGTAAGTTCCGTAAGAGTGAAGACTTTATGCCAGATGGTTTTACAATGCCTTGGTTTAAAATTACGAGTCCGTTAACGATTATTTTCTTTATTTTCATTTTTGCAACATTGTTCCTAACAACAAATGATCGATATGCCGCATTAGGCGGGCTTACATGGTGTATTATCTTTGGGTTTATTAGCTACCGTTTTTATGCTAAAAAGGTGGGATAA
- a CDS encoding type B 50S ribosomal protein L31, producing MQADIQPQYQQVVFVDSTTGKKFLTGSTRTSSETIEFEGATYPMIRVEVTSDSHPFYTGKQKFTTADGAVDKFNKKYGLK from the coding sequence ATGCAAGCAGATATTCAACCACAATACCAACAAGTTGTATTCGTTGACTCAACTACTGGTAAGAAGTTCTTGACTGGTTCAACTCGTACATCATCAGAAACAATCGAATTTGAAGGTGCTACTTACCCAATGATTCGTGTTGAAGTTACTTCAGACTCACACCCATTCTACACTGGTAAGCAAAAGTTTACTACTGCAGACGGTGCTGTCGACAAGTTCAACAAGAAGTACGGTTTGAAGTAA
- a CDS encoding phosphoglycerate kinase has translation MSKLAVNNLDLQGKKVLMRVDFNVPLKEEEGEMVVGNDNRIVAALPTIKYVLENGGRPVIFSHLGRIKSNDDKKKLSMKPVAQRLADLLGQAVTFVPAVEGPELEEAINGLADGQVLVFENTRFADVDAEGNEVKRESKNDPALGKYWASLGDVFVNDAFGTAHRAHASNVGIASNIEQAAAGFLMEKEIKFLGEAVNAPERPFVAIIGGAKVSDKIEIVENLLHKADKVIIGGGMAYTFDVAMGKTIGNSLVEMDKVELAKKLIAESGDKLVLPVDAIAADAFSNDADTYVATDGIKDGYMGLDIGPASIELFDSVLADAKTVVWNGPMGVFEMPNFAKGTLSIGEQLVKVTEANNATTIVGGGDSTAAVQQLGVADKLSHISTGGGASLEYLEGKELPGIAAISDK, from the coding sequence ATGTCAAAGCTAGCTGTTAACAACTTGGATTTGCAAGGTAAGAAAGTATTGATGCGTGTTGACTTCAACGTGCCATTGAAGGAAGAAGAAGGAGAAATGGTTGTTGGTAACGATAACCGTATCGTAGCCGCATTGCCAACAATTAAGTACGTGTTGGAAAATGGTGGACGTCCAGTTATCTTCTCTCACTTGGGACGTATCAAGTCAAACGATGACAAGAAGAAGCTTTCAATGAAGCCGGTAGCACAACGTTTGGCTGACTTGCTAGGACAAGCTGTTACTTTCGTACCAGCTGTTGAAGGACCTGAATTGGAAGAAGCTATCAATGGATTGGCTGACGGACAAGTTCTTGTATTCGAAAACACTCGTTTTGCTGACGTTGATGCAGAAGGAAACGAAGTTAAGCGCGAATCAAAGAACGATCCTGCATTGGGTAAGTACTGGGCATCACTTGGTGATGTTTTTGTTAACGACGCCTTTGGAACTGCGCACCGTGCGCACGCTTCTAACGTTGGTATCGCTTCAAACATCGAACAAGCTGCTGCTGGGTTCTTGATGGAAAAGGAAATCAAGTTCTTGGGAGAAGCTGTTAACGCTCCTGAACGTCCATTCGTTGCCATCATTGGTGGAGCGAAGGTTTCAGACAAGATCGAAATCGTAGAAAACCTATTGCACAAGGCTGATAAGGTAATTATCGGTGGTGGAATGGCCTACACATTCGACGTTGCCATGGGTAAGACTATTGGTAACTCATTGGTTGAAATGGACAAGGTTGAATTGGCTAAGAAGTTGATCGCCGAATCTGGAGACAAGTTAGTATTGCCAGTTGACGCTATTGCTGCAGACGCATTCTCAAACGATGCTGACACATACGTAGCTACTGACGGTATCAAGGATGGATACATGGGACTAGACATCGGTCCTGCATCTATCGAATTGTTCGATTCTGTTCTTGCAGATGCTAAGACTGTTGTTTGGAACGGACCTATGGGTGTGTTCGAAATGCCTAACTTCGCTAAGGGAACTCTATCAATTGGTGAACAATTGGTTAAGGTTACTGAAGCAAACAACGCAACGACAATCGTTGGTGGTGGTGACTCAACTGCTGCTGTTCAACAATTGGGTGTTGCTGACAAGCTATCACACATCTCTACTGGTGGTGGAGCTTCTCTTGAATACCTTGAAGGTAAGGAATTGCCAGGAATCGCTGCGATTTCAGACAAGTAA